In a genomic window of Xylophilus rhododendri:
- the gabT gene encoding 4-aminobutyrate--2-oxoglutarate transaminase: MNNQQIEQRRIAAAPRGVGVMCNFYADRAENATVWDVEGRAYTDFAAGIAVLNTGHRHPKVIAAIQAQLDRFTHTSYQIVPYESAVSLLERINAVAPIAGPKKSALFTTGAEAVENAIKIARSYTGRPGIVAFGGGFHGRTMMGLALTGKVAPYKIGFGPFPGDVYHLPFPNAVHGVSVADSLEALTQLFKCDIEASRVAAIIIEPVQGEGGFNIAPAELMVKLREVCDANGILLIADEVQTGFGRTGKMFAMEHHTVKPDIVTMAKSLAGGMPLSAVCGRAEVMDAPAPGGLGGTYAGNPLAVAASHAVIDAIQEEKLLERSVKLGARLQEYLADWRERSPLIADVRGLGSMVAMEFVGTDGKPSAALVAKVQQEALSRGLLLLSCGVYGNVIRFLYPLTIPEDQFEAALVTLGEALAVALETTVAA, translated from the coding sequence ATGAACAACCAGCAAATCGAACAACGCCGCATCGCCGCCGCTCCCCGTGGCGTGGGCGTCATGTGCAACTTCTACGCGGACCGCGCCGAGAACGCCACCGTCTGGGACGTGGAAGGCCGCGCCTACACCGACTTCGCCGCCGGCATCGCGGTGCTCAACACCGGCCACCGCCATCCCAAGGTGATCGCCGCCATCCAGGCGCAGCTCGACCGCTTCACCCACACCTCCTACCAGATCGTGCCCTACGAAAGCGCGGTGTCGCTGCTGGAGCGCATCAACGCGGTCGCGCCCATCGCCGGCCCCAAGAAGAGCGCGCTCTTCACCACCGGCGCCGAGGCGGTCGAGAACGCCATCAAGATCGCCCGTTCCTACACCGGCCGCCCGGGCATCGTGGCCTTCGGCGGCGGCTTCCACGGCCGCACCATGATGGGCCTGGCGCTGACCGGCAAGGTCGCGCCCTACAAGATCGGCTTCGGTCCCTTCCCGGGCGATGTCTACCACCTGCCCTTCCCCAACGCCGTGCACGGCGTGAGCGTGGCCGACAGCCTGGAGGCGCTGACCCAGCTCTTCAAGTGCGACATCGAGGCCAGCCGCGTGGCCGCGATCATCATCGAGCCGGTGCAGGGCGAAGGCGGCTTCAACATCGCGCCAGCCGAACTCATGGTGAAGCTGCGCGAGGTGTGCGATGCCAACGGCATCCTGCTGATCGCCGACGAGGTGCAGACCGGTTTCGGCCGCACCGGCAAGATGTTCGCGATGGAGCACCACACCGTGAAGCCCGACATCGTGACCATGGCCAAGAGCCTGGCCGGCGGCATGCCGCTGTCGGCTGTCTGCGGCCGCGCCGAGGTGATGGACGCACCCGCGCCCGGCGGCCTGGGCGGCACCTATGCCGGCAACCCGCTGGCCGTGGCCGCCTCGCATGCGGTGATCGATGCGATCCAGGAAGAGAAGCTGCTGGAGCGTTCGGTCAAGCTCGGCGCCCGCCTGCAGGAATACCTGGCCGACTGGCGTGAACGCAGCCCGCTGATCGCCGATGTGCGCGGCCTGGGCTCGATGGTGGCGATGGAGTTCGTCGGCACCGACGGCAAGCCCAGCGCGGCCCTGGTCGCCAAGGTGCAGCAGGAAGCCCTGTCGCGCGGCCTGCTGCTGCTGAGTTGCGGTGTGTACGGCAACGTGATCCGTTTCCTCTACCCGCTGACGATTCCCGAAGACCAGTTCGAAGCCGCCCTGGTGACCCTGGGCGAGGCCCTGGCCGTCGCGCTCGAAACCACCGTCGCCGCCTGA
- a CDS encoding lysylphosphatidylglycerol synthase domain-containing protein produces the protein MPPETTRAFAWSDPRSWQQQPWWPWTKRIVSLAFFLLVAWLIVSRARTIEWGSVWSSLKAIPVGVLGLAGLLTVLTYAVYCSFDLIGRYCSRHKLSHRLVLFITFISYAFNLNLGTIVGGVAFRYRLYGHYGLHGGQITHVTALSMVTNWIGYCALAGLVFLLWPLPMPPQWDLGSGDVRWLGAVALAIAVAYVAAAAWRGGRDGRDLVIRGRRISLPGWRIAMLQVVLSSIHWMLMASIIFVLLQGKAAYPTVLATLLVAAIAGVIAHIPAGLGVTEAVFVALMGHQVDHGPLLAALLGYRGIYYIAPLAIAAVAQLVVELQRRRDAQAEDDTEAAPPQSPAPHTS, from the coding sequence ATGCCGCCTGAGACCACCCGCGCGTTCGCCTGGTCCGACCCGCGCAGCTGGCAGCAGCAGCCCTGGTGGCCCTGGACCAAACGCATCGTCAGCCTGGCCTTCTTCCTGCTGGTGGCCTGGCTGATCGTCAGCCGCGCCCGCACCATCGAATGGGGCAGCGTGTGGTCGTCCCTGAAGGCCATACCGGTTGGCGTGCTGGGCCTGGCCGGGCTGCTGACGGTGCTGACCTATGCGGTGTACTGCTCCTTCGACCTGATAGGCCGCTACTGCTCGCGCCACAAGCTCTCGCACCGGCTGGTGCTGTTCATCACCTTCATCAGCTATGCCTTCAACCTGAACCTGGGAACCATCGTCGGCGGGGTGGCCTTCCGCTACCGGCTGTACGGGCACTACGGGCTGCATGGCGGGCAGATCACGCATGTCACGGCGTTGAGCATGGTGACCAACTGGATCGGCTACTGCGCGCTGGCCGGGCTGGTCTTCCTGCTCTGGCCGCTGCCGATGCCGCCGCAGTGGGACCTGGGCAGCGGCGATGTGCGCTGGCTGGGTGCGGTGGCGCTGGCCATCGCGGTGGCCTATGTCGCGGCCGCCGCCTGGCGTGGCGGGCGCGACGGGCGTGACCTGGTCATCCGTGGCCGCAGGATTTCGCTGCCGGGATGGCGCATCGCGATGCTGCAGGTCGTGCTGTCGTCCATCCACTGGATGCTGATGGCCAGCATCATCTTCGTGCTGCTGCAGGGCAAGGCCGCCTATCCGACGGTGCTGGCCACGCTGCTGGTGGCGGCGATCGCCGGGGTCATCGCACATATCCCGGCCGGCCTGGGCGTGACCGAGGCGGTGTTCGTGGCGCTGATGGGGCACCAGGTGGACCATGGGCCGCTGCTGGCCGCGCTGCTGGGCTATCGCGGCATCTACTACATCGCCCCGCTGGCGATCGCCGCGGTGGCGCAGCTGGTGGTGGAATTGCAGCGGCGGCGCGACGCACAGGCCGAGGACGACACCGAAGCCGCTCCACCCCAAAGCCCCGCGCCGCATACGTCTTGA
- a CDS encoding heavy-metal-associated domain-containing protein: MQEQFKVEGMSCQHCVKAVTQAIQDLDPDAQVKIDLPSGRVDVSAASPREEIRQAIQEAGYQAA, from the coding sequence ATGCAGGAGCAATTCAAGGTCGAAGGCATGAGCTGCCAGCATTGCGTCAAGGCCGTCACCCAGGCCATCCAGGACCTCGATCCCGACGCGCAGGTCAAGATCGACCTGCCCAGCGGCCGGGTCGATGTCAGCGCCGCCAGCCCGCGCGAGGAGATCCGCCAGGCGATCCAGGAGGCGGGCTACCAGGCGGCCTGA
- a CDS encoding NAD-dependent succinate-semialdehyde dehydrogenase: protein MDMKTSPLALLNDPSLLKTDALIDGQWVKGAARFDVNDPATGLKLADVPNLGAADAEYAINAANAAWPAWRAKTGKQRHAILLKWFELLMANQEDLGRIMTAEQGKPFAEAKGEVSYAASFVEWFAEEAKRINGEALPQFDNNRRLLVLKQSVGVCAAITPWNFPLAMITRKVAPALAAGCPVVIKPAELTPLTALAAAELAVRAGIPAGVLNLLTADSENSIAIGKVLCASDIVRHISFTGSTEVGRILMAQSAPTVKKMSLELGGNAPFIVFNDADIDSAVEGAIASKYRNAGQTCVCANRLYVQDGVYEQFIEKFSAKVKSLKVGNGFDEGVVQGPLIEPAAIAKVQKHLDDALAKGARITAGGEKMEGQFFQPTVVADATPDMLCAREETFGPFAPVFRFKEEQEAIDAANNTEFGLASYFYSRDVGRIFRVAEALEYGMVGINAGVIATEHVPFGGVKQSGLGREGSHHGIDDYVELKYLCLGDIQQ, encoded by the coding sequence ATGGACATGAAGACCTCGCCGCTGGCCCTGCTCAACGACCCGAGCCTGCTCAAGACCGATGCGCTGATCGACGGCCAGTGGGTCAAGGGCGCCGCCCGCTTCGATGTGAACGATCCGGCCACCGGCCTGAAGCTCGCCGACGTGCCCAACCTGGGCGCAGCCGATGCCGAGTACGCGATCAACGCCGCCAACGCCGCCTGGCCCGCCTGGCGCGCCAAGACCGGCAAGCAGCGCCACGCCATCCTGCTCAAGTGGTTCGAGCTGTTGATGGCCAACCAGGAAGACCTGGGCCGCATCATGACCGCCGAGCAGGGCAAGCCCTTCGCCGAGGCCAAGGGTGAGGTCAGCTACGCGGCCAGCTTCGTCGAATGGTTCGCGGAAGAAGCAAAGCGCATCAACGGCGAGGCCCTGCCGCAGTTCGACAACAACCGGCGCCTGCTGGTGCTCAAGCAATCCGTCGGCGTCTGCGCCGCGATCACGCCCTGGAACTTCCCCCTGGCCATGATCACCCGCAAGGTCGCACCCGCGCTGGCCGCCGGCTGCCCCGTCGTCATCAAGCCAGCCGAGCTGACCCCGCTGACCGCGCTCGCCGCAGCCGAACTGGCCGTGCGCGCCGGCATCCCGGCGGGTGTGCTCAACCTGCTGACCGCCGACAGCGAGAACTCGATCGCCATCGGCAAGGTGCTCTGCGCCTCGGACATCGTGCGCCACATCAGCTTCACCGGCTCCACCGAAGTGGGCCGCATCCTGATGGCGCAGAGCGCGCCCACCGTCAAGAAGATGTCGCTGGAACTGGGCGGCAACGCACCCTTCATCGTCTTCAATGACGCCGACATCGATTCGGCCGTGGAAGGCGCCATCGCCAGCAAGTACCGCAATGCCGGCCAGACCTGCGTCTGCGCCAACCGGCTGTATGTGCAGGACGGCGTGTACGAGCAGTTCATCGAGAAGTTCTCGGCCAAGGTCAAGAGCCTGAAGGTGGGCAACGGTTTCGACGAGGGCGTGGTGCAGGGCCCGCTGATCGAGCCGGCGGCCATCGCCAAGGTGCAGAAGCATCTGGACGATGCGCTGGCCAAGGGCGCGCGCATCACCGCGGGCGGCGAGAAGATGGAAGGCCAGTTCTTCCAGCCGACCGTGGTGGCCGATGCCACGCCCGACATGCTGTGCGCCCGCGAAGAGACCTTCGGTCCCTTCGCTCCGGTCTTCCGTTTCAAGGAAGAGCAGGAAGCCATCGACGCGGCCAACAACACCGAGTTCGGCCTGGCCAGCTACTTCTACAGCCGCGACGTGGGCCGCATCTTCCGCGTGGCCGAGGCGCTGGAGTACGGCATGGTGGGCATCAACGCGGGCGTGATCGCCACCGAGCACGTGCCCTTCGGCGGCGTCAAGCAATCGGGCCTGGGCCGCGAGGGTTCGCACCACGGCATCGACGACTATGTCGAGCTGAAGTACCTCTGCCTGGGCGATATCCAGCAGTAG
- a CDS encoding acyloxyacyl hydrolase: MIHFSLLSIASALALAAVAPLAHADASASNGIYLQYGKAGSDSNTNAYTLGVTKPMDWFGSRTLWGTQATGFWDLYGTYHVSDRNNGGEYKTWLAGLTPTFRLRFDEGRSNWFVDGGVGVSYTDVLYRSNAGKEFSTRFNFGSHVALGYTFGAQREQEISVSFLHYSNASIKKPNPGENYVQLRYAHSF, from the coding sequence ATGATCCATTTTTCCCTTCTCTCCATTGCCTCGGCCCTGGCCCTGGCAGCCGTCGCCCCACTGGCCCATGCGGACGCTTCCGCATCCAACGGCATCTATCTCCAGTACGGCAAGGCCGGCAGCGACAGCAACACCAATGCCTACACCCTGGGCGTGACCAAGCCCATGGACTGGTTCGGCTCGCGCACCCTGTGGGGCACGCAGGCCACCGGCTTCTGGGACCTGTACGGCACCTATCACGTGTCCGACCGCAACAACGGCGGCGAGTACAAGACCTGGCTGGCCGGCCTGACCCCGACCTTCCGCCTGCGTTTCGACGAAGGCCGCTCCAACTGGTTCGTGGATGGCGGCGTGGGTGTGTCCTATACCGACGTGCTCTACCGCAGCAATGCCGGCAAGGAGTTCAGCACCCGCTTCAACTTCGGCAGCCACGTGGCACTGGGCTACACCTTCGGCGCGCAGCGCGAACAGGAAATCTCGGTGAGCTTCCTGCACTACTCCAACGCCAGCATCAAGAAGCCCAACCCGGGCGAGAACTACGTGCAGCTGCGCTACGCGCATTCGTTCTGA
- a CDS encoding Spy/CpxP family protein refolding chaperone produces MQTAIRTILLTGLLASAGIGSAFAQTSPAPATQTAPSAGPRGEHRGGPEGRFDPAQREARMQKHFAELKTKLRITPQQEGAWTAFTTAMRPPEGGMRGMKGEREEFAKLTTPQRIDRMREMRAVRQAEADKRGDAIKTFYASLNPAQQQTFDALPPPHFGGHRFGPGGHEGHGPRGPRGPMGQGEATPPPPAR; encoded by the coding sequence ATGCAAACCGCAATCCGCACCATCCTCCTGACCGGCCTGCTGGCCAGCGCCGGTATCGGCTCCGCCTTCGCCCAGACCAGCCCCGCACCGGCCACCCAGACGGCGCCCTCGGCCGGCCCGCGCGGCGAACACCGCGGCGGCCCGGAAGGCCGCTTCGATCCGGCCCAACGCGAAGCCCGCATGCAAAAGCATTTCGCGGAACTCAAGACCAAGCTGCGCATCACGCCGCAGCAGGAAGGCGCCTGGACGGCCTTCACCACCGCCATGCGTCCGCCCGAAGGCGGCATGCGCGGCATGAAGGGCGAACGCGAGGAATTCGCCAAGCTGACGACGCCGCAGCGCATCGACCGCATGCGTGAAATGCGCGCCGTCCGCCAGGCCGAGGCCGACAAGCGCGGCGACGCGATCAAGACCTTCTACGCATCGCTCAACCCGGCCCAGCAGCAGACCTTCGATGCGCTGCCGCCGCCGCACTTCGGTGGCCATCGTTTCGGCCCCGGCGGACATGAAGGCCATGGCCCGCGCGGTCCGCGCGGACCGATGGGCCAGGGCGAAGCAACGCCCCCGCCGCCGGCACGCTGA
- a CDS encoding recombination-associated protein RdgC produces MFKNLIVYRITPPEGDALLKLEEGLDKARFAPCGASQERSAGWVEPRGEAHAPLVESIGGQWIMKFMVEAKVVPGTVVRRKLEERIAQIEKETGRKPGRKEAKELKEDVLLQLLPMAFTRQGATPVWLDPQDGWLVVGTSANARADEVVTALVDALPGITVVPLYTQQSAQAAMSDWLISQEPPAGFSVDRECELKASDESKAVVRYARHPLDIEEIRGHIEQGKLPTRLALTWQDRVAFVLTEGLQLKKITFLEGVFEGGGANKKEDGFDADAAISTGELGQLLPELLEALGGEMPAGGMPAALDGAPAATPTAAVTSSKVTPAEAQAPHSDDDAPF; encoded by the coding sequence GTGTTCAAGAACCTCATCGTCTACCGCATCACCCCACCCGAGGGCGATGCCCTGTTGAAACTGGAAGAAGGCCTGGACAAGGCCCGCTTCGCGCCCTGCGGCGCCTCGCAGGAACGTTCGGCCGGCTGGGTCGAGCCGCGTGGCGAAGCCCATGCGCCGCTGGTCGAATCCATCGGCGGCCAATGGATCATGAAGTTCATGGTCGAGGCCAAGGTCGTGCCCGGCACCGTGGTGCGCCGCAAGCTCGAGGAGCGCATCGCCCAGATCGAGAAGGAAACCGGCCGCAAGCCCGGCCGCAAGGAAGCCAAGGAACTCAAGGAAGACGTTCTGCTGCAGCTGCTGCCCATGGCCTTCACCCGCCAGGGCGCCACGCCGGTGTGGCTGGATCCGCAGGACGGCTGGCTGGTGGTCGGCACCTCTGCCAACGCCCGTGCCGACGAGGTGGTGACCGCCCTGGTCGATGCCCTGCCCGGCATCACCGTGGTGCCGCTCTACACCCAGCAGAGCGCGCAGGCCGCGATGTCGGACTGGCTGATCAGCCAGGAGCCGCCCGCGGGCTTTTCCGTCGACCGCGAATGCGAGCTGAAGGCTTCCGACGAATCCAAGGCGGTGGTGCGCTACGCCCGCCATCCGCTGGACATCGAGGAGATCCGCGGCCATATCGAGCAGGGCAAGCTGCCCACCCGCCTGGCGCTGACCTGGCAGGACCGCGTCGCCTTCGTGCTGACCGAAGGCCTGCAGCTGAAAAAGATCACCTTCCTCGAAGGCGTGTTCGAAGGCGGCGGCGCCAACAAGAAGGAAGACGGCTTCGATGCCGATGCGGCCATCTCCACCGGCGAGCTGGGCCAGCTGCTGCCCGAGCTGCTGGAAGCCCTGGGCGGCGAAATGCCGGCCGGCGGCATGCCCGCGGCGCTGGACGGCGCCCCGGCGGCCACGCCGACGGCAGCCGTCACCTCCTCGAAGGTGACGCCGGCCGAAGCCCAGGCCCCGCACAGCGACGACGACGCGCCCTTCTGA
- a CDS encoding endonuclease/exonuclease/phosphatase family protein, giving the protein MAAEQEPFTFKVLTVNIHKGFTTFNRRFMLHELRDAVRSVSADVVFLQEVLGTHAKHSDRHANFPQNPHYEFLADEIWHQFAYGRNAVYDNGHHGNALLSKFPIVHYQNHDVSIAGPERRGVLHCVLRIPGRETDVHAICVHLGLAENHRRQQLMRINDLVNNDIPKGAPVVLAGDFNDWRGRAHEILDKGCGLHEVFIQANGEAARTFPAKMPVLRLDRIYVRNADAHAPIVLPKKPWSTLSDHAPLAAELTI; this is encoded by the coding sequence ATGGCCGCAGAACAAGAGCCGTTCACCTTCAAGGTGCTGACGGTCAACATCCACAAGGGTTTCACCACCTTCAACCGCCGCTTCATGCTGCATGAGCTGCGCGATGCCGTGCGTTCGGTCTCGGCCGACGTGGTGTTCCTGCAAGAGGTGCTGGGCACGCATGCCAAGCATTCGGACCGGCACGCCAACTTTCCGCAGAACCCGCACTACGAGTTCCTGGCCGACGAGATCTGGCACCAGTTCGCCTATGGCCGCAATGCGGTCTACGACAACGGGCACCACGGCAATGCGCTGCTGTCGAAGTTCCCCATCGTCCACTACCAGAACCACGATGTGTCCATCGCCGGCCCGGAGCGGCGCGGCGTGCTGCACTGCGTGCTGCGCATTCCCGGCCGAGAGACCGATGTGCATGCGATCTGCGTGCACCTGGGCCTGGCCGAGAACCACCGGCGCCAGCAGCTGATGCGCATCAACGATCTGGTCAACAACGACATCCCCAAGGGTGCTCCGGTGGTGCTGGCCGGCGACTTCAACGACTGGCGCGGCCGCGCCCACGAGATCCTCGACAAGGGCTGCGGCCTGCACGAGGTCTTCATCCAGGCCAACGGCGAAGCCGCCCGCACCTTCCCGGCCAAGATGCCGGTGCTGCGGCTGGACCGCATCTATGTGCGCAATGCCGATGCGCATGCGCCCATCGTGCTGCCCAAGAAGCCCTGGTCCACGCTGTCGGACCATGCGCCGCTGGCCGCGGAACTGACGATATGA
- the clsB gene encoding cardiolipin synthase ClsB, with translation MNAEEVSADAGKGGRRLRWIAGNDIQLLENGEEFFPRVFECIANAQREVVLETFILFEDKVGKALHAALLKAARRGVKVDVMVDGFGSPDLSREFLESLTSAGVRFRVYDPGQRILGKRVGWLRRMHRKIVVVDGERAFVGGINYSADHLADFGPEAKQDYAVEITGPLVGHIHRFALHAIAIGGQGRRWFRRRIKAVHSEAIAATGPADAFFVTRDNHRHTNDIERQYRAAIRAARQRVVIANAYFFPGYRLIQEMRRAARRGVQVDLILQGQPDMPIVKIAASMLYHHLLHAGVRIHEYCDRPLHGKVAVMDDSWATVGSSNLDPLSLSLNLESNVVIRDKAFNHHLYERLAHLMQHSCKRVERENLAAEWSAWRLVRSFFVFHFLRWYPIAATWLPNPRKRAMPVQLPTTGETAAPVPTRTDAA, from the coding sequence ATGAACGCCGAGGAGGTGTCGGCGGACGCGGGCAAGGGTGGTCGCCGCCTGCGCTGGATCGCCGGCAACGACATCCAGCTGCTGGAGAACGGCGAGGAGTTCTTCCCCCGCGTCTTCGAATGCATCGCCAACGCCCAGCGCGAGGTGGTGCTGGAGACCTTCATCCTGTTCGAGGACAAGGTCGGCAAGGCGCTCCATGCCGCGCTGCTGAAGGCAGCCCGGCGCGGGGTGAAGGTGGATGTGATGGTCGACGGTTTCGGCTCGCCCGACCTGTCGCGCGAGTTCCTCGAATCGCTGACCTCGGCCGGCGTGCGTTTCCGGGTCTACGACCCGGGCCAGCGCATCCTGGGCAAACGGGTCGGCTGGCTGCGCCGCATGCACCGCAAGATCGTGGTGGTCGATGGCGAGCGAGCCTTTGTCGGCGGCATCAACTATTCGGCCGACCACCTGGCCGACTTCGGGCCCGAGGCCAAGCAGGACTACGCGGTGGAGATCACCGGCCCGCTGGTCGGCCATATCCACCGCTTCGCCCTGCATGCGATCGCCATCGGCGGCCAGGGCCGGCGCTGGTTCCGCCGGCGCATCAAGGCCGTGCATTCCGAGGCGATCGCGGCCACCGGCCCGGCCGATGCCTTCTTCGTCACCCGCGACAACCACCGCCACACCAACGACATCGAGCGCCAGTACCGCGCCGCCATCCGCGCCGCGCGGCAGCGGGTGGTGATCGCCAATGCCTATTTCTTTCCCGGCTACCGGCTGATCCAGGAGATGCGCCGGGCGGCGCGGCGCGGCGTGCAGGTCGATCTGATCCTGCAGGGCCAGCCCGACATGCCCATCGTGAAGATCGCCGCCAGCATGCTCTACCACCACCTGCTGCATGCCGGCGTGCGCATCCACGAGTACTGCGACCGGCCGCTGCATGGCAAGGTGGCGGTGATGGACGACAGCTGGGCCACAGTCGGCTCCAGCAACCTCGATCCGCTGAGCCTGTCGCTCAATCTCGAATCCAATGTGGTGATCCGCGACAAGGCCTTCAACCACCATCTGTACGAACGCCTGGCCCACCTGATGCAGCACAGCTGCAAGCGCGTGGAGCGCGAGAACCTGGCGGCCGAATGGAGCGCCTGGCGGCTGGTGCGCAGCTTCTTCGTCTTCCACTTCCTGCGCTGGTATCCGATCGCGGCCACCTGGCTGCCCAATCCGCGCAAACGCGCCATGCCGGTGCAACTGCCGACCACCGGCGAGACGGCCGCCCCCGTGCCGACACGTACCGATGCCGCCTGA